One Cucumis sativus cultivar 9930 chromosome 1, Cucumber_9930_V3, whole genome shotgun sequence DNA segment encodes these proteins:
- the LOC101214882 gene encoding kirola has product MMESDSIEKKFKLKHSSAEKFYGFLRNDLGDLVKMFPDVYKTIEVVEGRTFSSGSVVHFQYHLGDQVVSEKWLIKVADDAKKCIVYEAVEGDMLNYYKMLRARVEAVNGRSNEIGESFAEWTVEFEKADENVPLPQTHLDLFVEMSKAVDAYCFSCSK; this is encoded by the exons ATGATGGAAAGTGATAGCATTGAGAAAAAGTTTAAGTTAAAACATTCTTCAGCTGAGAAGTTCTATGGGTTCTTAAGGAACGATTTGGGGGATTTGGTGAAAATGTTTCCTGATGTTTACAAAACCATCGAGGTTGTAGAGGGACGAACTTTCTCTTCTGGAAGTGTTGTACATTTTCAGTACCATCTTG GAGATCAAGTTGTATCAGAAAAATGGTTAATAAAAGTTGCAGATGATGCTAAGAAATGCATAGTCTATGAAGCTGTTGAAGGAGATATGCTAAACTATTACAAAATGCTTAGAGCAAGGGTTGAAGCTGTTAATGGAAGATCAAACGAAATAGGAGAAAGCTTTGCAGAATGGACTGTTGAGTTTGAAAAGGCTGATGAAAATGTGCCTTTACCTCAAACCCACTTGGATTTGTTTGTCGAAATGTCCAAAGCCGTCGATGCTTATTGTTTTTCCTGTTCAAAATGA
- the LOC101205504 gene encoding probable low-specificity L-threonine aldolase 1: MVSSRKIDLRSDTVTKPTETMRAAMAMAEVDDDVLGNDPIAVELEEEMAKIMGKEGGLFVPSGTMGNLISVLVHCEIRGSEVILGDSSHIHIYENGGIATIGGVHSRTVKNKDDGTMDIDLIEAAIRDPKGDLFFPTTRLICLENTHANSGGRCLGVEYIDKVGELAKKHDLKLHIDGARIFNASLVLCVSVDRLVQAADSVSVCLSKGLGAPVGSVIVGSKSFISKARRVRKTLGGGMRQIGILCAAGLVAIKENVQKLEADHHKAKQLASGLCQIKGLKVNPKSVETNIIFFEIEEDSQISAKLLCESMKERGILLMQESLSRIRIVVHHQISTSDVQYTLKCMKQFLCGVPLQKYGN, translated from the exons ATGGTGAGTAGTAGAAAGATTGATCTACGTTCTGACACGGTGACAAAACCGACGGAGACAATGCGAGCTGCAATGGCGATGGCGGAGGTAGACGATGATGTGTTGGGAAATGACCCAATTGCCGTTGAGTTAGAAGAAGAGATGGCAAAGATAATGGGAAAAGAAGGAGGGTTATTTGTACCATCAGGCACAATGGGGAATCTAATAAGTGTTCTTGTACATTGTGAAATTAGAGGGAGTGAAGTGATTCTTGGAGATAGTTctcatattcatatatatgaaaatggaGGAATTGCAACTATTGGAGGAGTCCATTCCAGAACAGTTAAGAACAAAGATGATGGAACAATGGACATTGATTTGATTGAAGCTGCCATTAGAGATCCAAAAGGagaccttttttttcctacaACAAGGCTCATTTGTTTAGAGAATACTCATGCAAA TAGTGGTGGAAGATGCCTTGGTGTAGAATATATTGACAAAGTTGGGGAGTTAGCTAAGAAACATGATTTGAAACTTCACATCGACGGAGCCCGTATTTTCAATGCCTCCCTCG TATTGTGTGTTTCAGTTGATCGATTGGTACAAGCTGCTGACTCAGTGTCG GTATGCTTATCAAAAGGTTTAGGTGCACCGGTTGGTTCGGTTATTGTTGGTTCCAAAAGCTTTATTTCGAAg GCAAGAAGGGTTAGAAAAACATTGGGTGGAGGAATGAGGCAAATTGGGATCCTTTGTGCAGCTGGACTCGTTGCTATCAAAGAGAATGTTCAAAAACTTGAGGCTGATCATCACAAAGCCAAGCAATTAGCTA GTGGATTGTGCCAAATCAAAGGACTAAAGGTGAATCCAAAATCAGTTGAGACAAATATT atattttttgaaattgaagaggACTCCCAAATCTCAGCAAAGTTATTGTGTGAAAGCATGAAGGAACGTGGAATTCTTTTGATGCAAGAAAGCTTATCAAG GATTAGAATTGTTGTTCATCATCAGATATCAACAAGTGATGTGCAGTACACTTTAAAGTGCATGAAG CAATTTCTCTGTGGAGTTCCACTTCAAAAATATGGcaactaa